Proteins encoded together in one Janthinobacterium tructae window:
- a CDS encoding trans-sulfuration enzyme family protein, with protein MSHETTRKSHLATRVIHAGQSPDPSTGAIMPPIYATSTFVQESPGVHKGLDYGRSHNPTRWALERCVADLEGGSAAFAFASGLAAISSVLELLDAGSHIVAGDDMYGGTYRLFERVRRRSAGHAFTYVDLTNPENLLAALRPETKMVWVETPTNPMLKLADLRAIADICRARGIIAVADNTFASPLVQRPLEHGFDIVVHSTTKYLNGHSDIIGGIAIVGAEERQAEWREQLAFLQNSVGAIAGPFDSFLALRGVKTLAIRMQRHCESALALAQWLEQQKEVKSVFYPGLASHPQHQLAQRQMDGFGGIISIDLDTDRAGARRFLERCEVFALAESLGGVESLIEHPALMTHASIPPEQRAKLGIGDGLIRLSVGIEDIEDLRHDLRTALDAI; from the coding sequence TTGAGCCACGAAACCACACGCAAGAGCCACCTCGCCACGCGCGTCATCCACGCCGGCCAGTCGCCCGACCCATCGACGGGCGCCATCATGCCGCCCATTTACGCCACTTCCACCTTCGTGCAAGAGAGTCCCGGCGTGCACAAGGGCCTCGATTACGGCCGCTCGCACAATCCCACGCGCTGGGCGCTCGAGCGCTGCGTGGCCGACCTGGAAGGCGGCAGCGCGGCCTTCGCGTTCGCCTCCGGCCTGGCCGCTATCTCGTCCGTGCTGGAATTGCTCGACGCTGGCAGCCATATCGTCGCCGGCGACGATATGTACGGCGGCACCTACCGTTTATTTGAGCGCGTGCGCCGCCGCTCGGCCGGCCACGCATTCACGTATGTGGATTTGACCAATCCGGAAAACCTGCTGGCCGCGCTGCGCCCGGAAACGAAGATGGTATGGGTGGAAACGCCCACCAACCCCATGCTGAAACTGGCCGACCTGCGGGCGATTGCCGACATCTGCCGCGCGCGCGGCATCATCGCCGTGGCCGACAACACCTTCGCCAGCCCGCTGGTGCAGCGCCCCCTGGAACACGGTTTTGATATCGTCGTCCACTCGACCACCAAGTATCTGAACGGCCACTCGGACATCATCGGCGGCATCGCCATCGTCGGCGCGGAAGAACGCCAGGCCGAATGGCGCGAGCAGCTGGCCTTCCTGCAAAACTCGGTGGGCGCGATTGCCGGCCCGTTCGACAGCTTTTTGGCCCTGCGCGGCGTGAAAACCCTGGCCATCCGCATGCAGCGCCATTGCGAAAGCGCGCTGGCCCTGGCGCAATGGCTGGAACAGCAAAAGGAAGTGAAAAGCGTGTTTTATCCGGGCCTGGCCTCGCACCCGCAGCACCAACTGGCGCAGCGCCAGATGGATGGCTTCGGCGGCATCATCTCGATCGACCTCGATACGGACCGGGCCGGCGCGCGCCGCTTCCTGGAACGCTGCGAGGTGTTCGCCCTGGCCGAAAGCCTGGGCGGCGTGGAAAGCCTGATCGAACACCCTGCCCTGATGACGCATGCCAGCATCCCGCCCGAACAGCGGGCCAAGCTGGGCATCGGCGACGGCCTGATCCGCCTGTCCGTGGGCATCGAGGACATCGAAGACCTGCGGCATGACTTGCGCACGGCGCTCGACGCGATTTGA
- a CDS encoding acylase: protein MLARRTLFAAIVCSAVAVPPVLAAPAASVADMARWQAQAANVSIARDTWGIPHVTGKTDADAVFGLMYAQAEDDFPRVELNYINAMGRLAEVEGERELYRDLRMKLFIDPLELQAQYRASPAWLRKLMDAFADGLNFYLATHPQVKPRLITHFEPWMALSFSEGSIGGDIESINLAQLEAFYGQQARPAAVALASIETGLASGLEPEPSGSNGFAIAPAITKNGHALLMINPHTSFYFRPEVQMTSGEGLNAYGAVTWGQFFVYQGFNERLGWMHTSGGGDVIDEYLESIVDRDGAWFYRYDGALRPLKAVPITLPYKLADGGMGAKTITVYYSHHGPIVRVQDGKWVAVRLMNEPLKALTQSYTRTKARDYAAFYKTMELRTNSSNNTVYADADGNIAYFHGNFIPVRDPRFNWKQPVDGSDPATQWQGLHTVAQTITLFNPKNGWIQNTNNWPYSAAGANSPRQQDYPAYMSVYGENARGLHAVKVFQNRTGFTLDSLIAASYDSELTAFESLLPPLFAAFDALSENSAQKLALADKVALLRAWDWRYSLTSTATSLAVFWGQELAELTGKQAREQGVPVVDFMATERVTAAQRLAALASAADKLQRDFGHWQTPWGEINRYQRLTGDIVQPFDDAQPSLPVPYASGNWGALAAYGQSSKSTTKRIYGERGNSFVAAVEFGPRIRAKSILAGGQSGDPQSPHFQDQAVMYARGQFKEVLFYPEQMEQHLERRYRPGE, encoded by the coding sequence ATGCTGGCTCGCCGCACCCTGTTTGCCGCCATCGTCTGCAGCGCCGTTGCAGTTCCCCCGGTGCTGGCGGCGCCCGCCGCTTCTGTTGCTGACATGGCCCGCTGGCAGGCGCAGGCCGCCAACGTCAGCATCGCGCGCGACACCTGGGGCATTCCCCACGTGACGGGCAAGACGGATGCGGATGCCGTCTTTGGCCTGATGTATGCGCAAGCCGAGGATGATTTTCCCCGTGTGGAATTGAACTATATCAATGCCATGGGGCGGCTGGCGGAAGTGGAGGGCGAACGGGAGCTGTACCGCGACCTGCGCATGAAGCTCTTCATCGACCCGCTGGAGCTGCAGGCGCAGTACCGCGCCAGCCCAGCGTGGCTGCGCAAGTTGATGGATGCGTTTGCCGATGGCCTCAATTTTTACCTGGCCACGCACCCGCAGGTGAAACCGCGGCTCATCACGCATTTCGAGCCGTGGATGGCCTTGAGTTTCAGCGAAGGCAGCATCGGCGGCGATATCGAATCGATCAACCTGGCGCAGCTCGAAGCGTTTTACGGCCAGCAGGCCAGGCCGGCCGCCGTGGCGCTGGCCAGCATCGAGACCGGGTTGGCGTCCGGATTGGAACCCGAGCCTAGCGGTTCGAACGGCTTCGCCATCGCGCCCGCGATCACGAAAAATGGCCACGCGCTCTTGATGATCAATCCGCACACCTCGTTCTATTTCCGCCCCGAAGTGCAGATGACCAGCGGCGAAGGCCTGAACGCGTACGGCGCCGTCACCTGGGGCCAGTTCTTCGTCTACCAGGGTTTCAATGAGCGCCTGGGCTGGATGCATACTTCGGGCGGCGGCGACGTCATCGACGAATACCTGGAAAGCATCGTCGACCGTGATGGCGCATGGTTCTACCGCTATGACGGCGCGCTGCGCCCCTTGAAAGCCGTGCCGATTACCTTGCCATATAAACTGGCCGATGGCGGCATGGGGGCGAAAACCATCACGGTCTACTACAGCCACCACGGTCCCATCGTGCGCGTGCAGGATGGTAAATGGGTGGCAGTACGGCTGATGAATGAACCGTTGAAGGCTTTGACGCAGTCGTACACGCGCACCAAGGCGCGCGATTACGCGGCGTTTTACAAGACGATGGAACTGCGCACGAATTCGTCGAACAATACGGTATATGCGGATGCGGACGGCAATATCGCCTATTTCCACGGTAATTTCATCCCCGTGCGCGATCCGCGCTTCAACTGGAAGCAGCCTGTTGACGGCAGCGACCCGGCCACGCAATGGCAAGGGCTGCACACGGTGGCGCAAACCATCACCCTGTTCAATCCGAAGAACGGCTGGATACAGAACACCAACAACTGGCCGTATTCGGCGGCCGGCGCCAACAGTCCGCGCCAGCAGGACTATCCCGCCTACATGTCCGTGTATGGCGAAAATGCGCGCGGCCTGCATGCCGTCAAGGTGTTCCAGAACAGGACGGGTTTTACCCTGGACAGCCTGATCGCCGCGTCCTACGACAGCGAACTGACGGCGTTCGAGTCGCTGCTGCCGCCGCTGTTCGCCGCCTTCGATGCGCTGTCGGAGAACTCTGCGCAAAAGCTGGCGCTGGCCGACAAGGTCGCGCTGCTGCGGGCCTGGGACTGGCGCTATTCTCTGACGTCCACGGCCACTTCGCTGGCCGTGTTCTGGGGCCAGGAACTGGCCGAGCTGACAGGCAAGCAGGCGCGCGAGCAGGGAGTGCCCGTGGTTGACTTCATGGCGACGGAGAGGGTCACTGCGGCGCAGCGCCTGGCGGCCTTGGCCAGCGCCGCCGATAAACTGCAGCGCGATTTCGGCCACTGGCAAACGCCGTGGGGCGAGATCAACCGCTACCAGCGCCTGACGGGAGATATCGTGCAACCGTTCGACGATGCGCAACCCAGCTTGCCCGTGCCTTACGCGTCGGGCAACTGGGGCGCGCTGGCTGCGTATGGCCAGAGCAGCAAGAGCACCACGAAACGCATCTATGGCGAGCGTGGCAACAGTTTTGTGGCGGCCGTGGAATTCGGCCCGCGCATCAGGGCGAAAAGCATCCTCGCCGGTGGCCAGAGCGGCGACCCGCAGTCGCCGCACTTCCAGGACCAGGCGGTCATGTATGCGCGCGGTCAATTCAAGGAGGTGCTGTTTTATCCCGAGCAGATGGAACAGCACCTGGAGCGCAGGTATCGGCCGGGGGAGTGA
- a CDS encoding DUF2939 domain-containing protein, with translation MLLLALVALVALAGAFYGSPYFTMNKIRAATMDEDTQALAAQIDLAQLRGSLGQQLHALFSAPEVADDISADVIDPLLDTMLMPEGIVALMRLNDRYEKPIAKVSDISGRKRNAKPDYKLRYTSWDSVVVQRAHSKSHIGELTLTRDGLWRWKLVSVALPKNLLADA, from the coding sequence ATGTTGCTTCTCGCTCTAGTGGCACTGGTCGCGCTGGCCGGCGCCTTCTATGGCAGCCCGTATTTCACCATGAACAAGATCCGCGCGGCAACCATGGACGAGGATACCCAGGCCTTGGCGGCACAAATCGACCTGGCGCAGCTGCGCGGCAGCCTGGGGCAGCAACTGCATGCCCTGTTCTCGGCGCCGGAAGTGGCCGACGACATCAGCGCCGACGTCATCGACCCCTTGCTCGATACCATGCTGATGCCTGAAGGCATAGTCGCCTTGATGAGGCTCAATGACCGTTACGAAAAACCGATCGCCAAGGTCAGCGACATCAGCGGCCGCAAGCGCAATGCCAAGCCTGACTACAAGCTGCGCTACACCTCCTGGGACAGCGTCGTGGTGCAGCGTGCCCACAGCAAGAGCCATATCGGCGAGCTGACCCTGACGCGCGACGGCCTGTGGCGCTGGAAACTGGTGTCGGTGGCGCTGCCCAAGAATCTGCTGGCCGACGCGTAA
- a CDS encoding DUF2939 domain-containing protein, giving the protein MKRKYATAIIFSVAAIGFTWVSPYIAMYRISIAAKSVRLENLAQQADLPAIRASVAHQLRVAGEKANDEDFKEMLDTIVSPPGITLLILHGKQGEDGKRHDFGMAYRSWNEVVLQRSGAGPAASQFLLRRHGIWDWKLTDITLPPELL; this is encoded by the coding sequence ATGAAAAGAAAGTACGCCACCGCGATCATTTTTAGCGTTGCCGCCATCGGCTTCACCTGGGTCAGCCCCTATATCGCCATGTACCGCATCAGCATCGCGGCGAAATCCGTGCGTCTGGAAAACCTCGCGCAGCAGGCCGACCTGCCCGCCATACGCGCCAGCGTGGCGCACCAGTTGCGGGTGGCCGGCGAAAAGGCCAATGACGAGGATTTCAAGGAAATGCTCGACACCATCGTCTCGCCGCCCGGCATCACGCTGCTGATACTGCACGGCAAGCAAGGGGAGGATGGCAAGCGCCACGACTTCGGCATGGCGTACCGCTCGTGGAACGAAGTGGTGCTGCAGCGCAGCGGCGCCGGCCCCGCCGCCAGCCAGTTTTTGCTGCGCCGGCATGGCATCTGGGACTGGAAGCTGACGGATATTACTTTGCCGCCGGAATTACTCTGA